From one Triticum urartu cultivar G1812 chromosome 3, Tu2.1, whole genome shotgun sequence genomic stretch:
- the LOC125549341 gene encoding uncharacterized protein LOC125549341 isoform X2: MADALGSVTKALDIVFKIKEAVDTVKQNEKDCEQIKKRVERVQHTLTLFQQDVELMNSAGSRTALEALREVLSEALELVTGCKEETNLCCLLIKAGEVSKKLNKADQTISNINSEVSLTIMLCIAPHTTKPLKLYQAPDEHGRSLQLVKQTRSVPPTISEIAVEIKVAVDRVQRNKEECIEVDKRVNGVNALLSQFGNTELMKDPSMSASIEKLHTTFCIARTLVMECQKRNIIFIRSGWELSKQLREVLDQIDLALDDMITISANYACTV; encoded by the exons ATGGCTGATGCACTGGGCAGCGTGACAAAGGCTCTCGATATTGTGTTCAAGATCAAAGAGGCTGTGGATACAGTTAAACAAAACGAAAAGGATTGTGAACAGATCAAGAAGCGTGTGGAGAGGGTCCAACACACGCTCACGCTGTTCCAACAGGATGTGGAGCTGATGAACTCCGCGGGGAGCCGCACTGCACTGGAGGCGTTGCGTGAGGTCCTCAGCGAGGCCCTCGAGCTCGTCACAGGCTGCAAGGAAGAGACTAATCTGTGTTGTCTCCTCATAAAGGCCGGGGAGGTGTCCAAGAAGCTGAACAAGGCAGACCAGACCATATCTAATATAAACTCTGAGGTGTCGCTTACCATCATGCTCTGCATTGCGCCGCACACCACCAAGCCACTT AAACTCTACCAAGCACCGGATGAACATGGCCGTTCGCTGCAATTG GTCAAACAAACACGAAGCGTGCCACCTACTATTTCTGAAATTGCGGTGGAAATCAAGGTAGCGGTGGACAGAGTCCAGAGGAACAAGGAAGAGTGCATTGAAGTTGATAAGCGTGTGAATGGTGTCAATGCCCTCCTTTCACAGTTCGGGAATACAGAACTAATGAAGGACCCATCCATGAGTGCTTCAATAGAGAAGCTCCATACGACCTTTTGCATTGCTCGCACACTCGTCATGGAGTGTCAGAAAAGAAATATTATTTTCATTCGATCTGGTTGGGAGTTGTCCAAGCAGCTACGTGAGGTACTGGATCAAATTGATCTTGCCCTTGATGATATGATCACCATTAGTGCGAACTATGCCTGTACAGTGTGA
- the LOC125549343 gene encoding probable NADPH:quinone oxidoreductase 1 — translation MEAVAASAKPTLRVAALSGSLRNNSWHHGLIRAAEELCEECIPGLRIDHVDISGLPMANPDLETDGGDGFPPAVEAFRDRVSAADCFLFASPEYNYSVTGSLKNALDWASRGTHKCWADKAAAIICAGGDFGGGRASLHLREIGIYLDLHFINKPELHIRAYEDPPKFDDKGNLIDAQAKDRLRKVLLSLQAFALRLQRKEN, via the exons ATGGAAGCCGTTGCGGCCTCGGCGAAGCCCACACTCCGCGTGGCCGCTCTCAGCGGCTCCCTCCGCAACAACTCGTGGCATCACGGCCTCATCCGCGCCG CCGAGGAGCTGTGCGAGGAGTGCATTCCAGGGCTGCGCATCGACCACGTCGACATCTCCGGCCTGCCCATGGCCAACCCGGACCTCGAGACCGACGGTGGCGACGGTTTCCCGCCGGCCGTGGAGGCGTTCCGCGACAGGGTCAGCGCCGCGGACTGCTTCCTCTTCGCCTCGCCCGAGTACAACTACTCCGTCACCGGCTCGCTCAAGAACGCGCTGGACTGGGCATCGAGGGGCACACACAAATGCTGGGCTGACAAGGCAGCGGCGATCATCTGCGCGGGGGGCGACTTCGGCGGGGGCAGGGCGTCGCTCCACTTGCGCGAGATCGGGATATACCTGGACCTGCACTTCATCAACAAGCCGGAGCTCCACATCAGGGCGTACGAGGACCCGCCCAAGTTCGACGACAAGGGGAACCTCATCGACGCCCAAGCCAAGGACCGGCTCAGGAAGGTGCTCCTCTCGCTGCAGGCATTCGCGCTCAGGCTCCAACGCAAAGAGAATTGA
- the LOC125549341 gene encoding uncharacterized protein LOC125549341 isoform X1 has product MADALGSVTKALDIVFKIKEAVDTVKQNEKDCEQIKKRVERVQHTLTLFQQDVELMNSAGSRTALEALREVLSEALELVTGCKEETNLCCLLIKAGEVSKKLNKADQTISNINSEVSLTIMLCIAPHTTKPLVRLISPCIKLYQAPDEHGRSLQLVKQTRSVPPTISEIAVEIKVAVDRVQRNKEECIEVDKRVNGVNALLSQFGNTELMKDPSMSASIEKLHTTFCIARTLVMECQKRNIIFIRSGWELSKQLREVLDQIDLALDDMITISANYACTV; this is encoded by the exons ATGGCTGATGCACTGGGCAGCGTGACAAAGGCTCTCGATATTGTGTTCAAGATCAAAGAGGCTGTGGATACAGTTAAACAAAACGAAAAGGATTGTGAACAGATCAAGAAGCGTGTGGAGAGGGTCCAACACACGCTCACGCTGTTCCAACAGGATGTGGAGCTGATGAACTCCGCGGGGAGCCGCACTGCACTGGAGGCGTTGCGTGAGGTCCTCAGCGAGGCCCTCGAGCTCGTCACAGGCTGCAAGGAAGAGACTAATCTGTGTTGTCTCCTCATAAAGGCCGGGGAGGTGTCCAAGAAGCTGAACAAGGCAGACCAGACCATATCTAATATAAACTCTGAGGTGTCGCTTACCATCATGCTCTGCATTGCGCCGCACACCACCAAGCCACTTGTACGTTTAATTTCTCCATGCATA AAACTCTACCAAGCACCGGATGAACATGGCCGTTCGCTGCAATTG GTCAAACAAACACGAAGCGTGCCACCTACTATTTCTGAAATTGCGGTGGAAATCAAGGTAGCGGTGGACAGAGTCCAGAGGAACAAGGAAGAGTGCATTGAAGTTGATAAGCGTGTGAATGGTGTCAATGCCCTCCTTTCACAGTTCGGGAATACAGAACTAATGAAGGACCCATCCATGAGTGCTTCAATAGAGAAGCTCCATACGACCTTTTGCATTGCTCGCACACTCGTCATGGAGTGTCAGAAAAGAAATATTATTTTCATTCGATCTGGTTGGGAGTTGTCCAAGCAGCTACGTGAGGTACTGGATCAAATTGATCTTGCCCTTGATGATATGATCACCATTAGTGCGAACTATGCCTGTACAGTGTGA